A region of the Paracoccaceae bacterium genome:
CACTGGCCGTGCAGACGCAGATCTGGGCCGACGGCGGCATCGGCCCCGCCCGTATCGCCGTGATGGATCGCGTGCGCGGGCCCAAGGTGGCGATTCTCGGCCGCGTGTCGGACCGGGCCGCGGGCGCCGCCTTTGTTGCCGTGGCCGACGATACCGCCTTCCTGCACGGCCTTGCCGTTGTGCCAGCCCTGCGCCGCCAGGGCTGCGCCCGCGATATCCTGTGGGCGGCAGGCAACTGGGCACGATCGGTAGGGGCACCCCGTCTGGCGCTGGCGGTAACCCGCGCGAATGCCGGGGCCCGCGCGCTCTACGCTTCACAGGGCATGGAAGTTGTGGGAATGTATCACTATCGCACGAAGTGAGCCCGCAGAGGCCAGAGCAGTTGACACGACGGATCAGATCAGCGGCGCGGATCGCGATTCTCGCTCTTGCCTGCGGGCAGGCGGGTCCGGCGCATGCAATCGATCTCGCCTTTCCCGGCCCGGCCCGGATCACCGCCCTTGCGCAGGAACCGGCGGGCAGCGTCGATGTCCCCGTCGGTCCCTGGATCGCGGGCGCCCTGCCCACCCGCGCCGCCGAGGGGCGCGTCGAACGCCGGGCCTGGCGGGTCGAGACGCCCGGCCTGTCCACGCTGGCGCTGATGGCACCGCTGCGCGACCAGATCGCCGCCGCCGGTTTCACCGCGATCTATGAATGCGACACCCGGGCCTGCGGCGGGTTCGATTTCCGCTACGCGGCCGACCTGCTGCCGGAACCCGAGATGCACGTCGACCTGGGCGATTTCCGCTATCTCGCCGCCGAACGCGGCCCCGAGATGCTGGCGCTGATCGTCAGCCGCTCGGCTCTGGCCGGGTTCGTGCAGGTCACGCGGGTCCGGCCACGGGGCGCCGATGCGGCCCCGGATACCACCCTTCTCCTGGCCGACGCGGGGACGCCCCGGTTCGCGCCCGACCCGGGCGGCACCCCCGCCGGTCCACAGGCCGCACCCGGGGCTGCGGTGTCGCTGTCCGGTTCGAACGCAC
Encoded here:
- a CDS encoding GNAT family N-acetyltransferase, whose amino-acid sequence is MTDLALGLIAAMGDSWPPLAEHRVGPWRLREGGGGGSRVSSAIAEGPVGPADLPLLEQAAARLGQKPIVMLRPGDGAVDALLAEAGWHMQDETVLYLAPSETFPEAPPMATFAIWPPLAVQTQIWADGGIGPARIAVMDRVRGPKVAILGRVSDRAAGAAFVAVADDTAFLHGLAVVPALRRQGCARDILWAAGNWARSVGAPRLALAVTRANAGARALYASQGMEVVGMYHYRTK
- a CDS encoding OmpA family protein — its product is MTRRIRSAARIAILALACGQAGPAHAIDLAFPGPARITALAQEPAGSVDVPVGPWIAGALPTRAAEGRVERRAWRVETPGLSTLALMAPLRDQIAAAGFTAIYECDTRACGGFDFRYAADLLPEPEMHVDLGDFRYLAAERGPEMLALIVSRSALAGFVQVTRVRPRGADAAPDTTLLLADAGTPRFAPDPGGTPAGPQAAPGAAVSLSGSNAPSDMPARVMADLETHGRAVLDDLVFDSGATRLADGDYGSLAALADWLRADPSRHVALVGHTDASGGLDTNIVISRRRADAVRAELIGTHGIPASQVSAEGVGYLSPRASNATDEGRQANRRVEAVITTTP